One genomic window of Kaistia geumhonensis includes the following:
- a CDS encoding SDR family NAD(P)-dependent oxidoreductase, producing the protein MSQQVVVITGALAGIGRATALAFADEGAQVVVSGRREEAGSALAEELRNRGAEAEFVRADVRRDEEMRNLIDVAVQRFGHVDVVVNNAGTEGRPGPLTDQTDESVAEVFDANVLGTIFGMKHALRVMLPRGKGSIVNVSSLLGHRGMGGVSIYTASKHAVEGLTKAGALEAAGSGVRVNAVAPGPVETDMMNRVVGSDAAAKSAFISAVPLQRAGTPEEIAQAIVFLGSEKSSYVTGAVLDADGGFGAR; encoded by the coding sequence ATGAGCCAACAGGTCGTCGTCATCACGGGTGCTCTCGCCGGCATCGGCCGCGCGACCGCGCTCGCCTTCGCGGACGAGGGTGCGCAGGTCGTCGTCTCGGGACGCCGCGAGGAGGCGGGCAGCGCGCTTGCCGAGGAGCTGCGCAATCGTGGCGCCGAGGCGGAATTCGTCCGCGCCGATGTCCGACGCGACGAGGAGATGCGCAACCTCATCGACGTCGCCGTGCAGCGCTTCGGCCATGTCGATGTCGTCGTGAACAATGCCGGCACGGAAGGGCGCCCGGGTCCGCTCACCGACCAGACGGACGAGAGTGTCGCCGAGGTGTTCGACGCGAATGTTCTCGGCACCATCTTCGGCATGAAGCATGCGCTGCGCGTGATGCTTCCTCGCGGCAAGGGCAGCATCGTCAATGTTTCGTCGCTGCTCGGTCACCGCGGCATGGGCGGCGTCTCGATCTATACGGCGAGCAAGCACGCGGTCGAAGGCCTCACCAAGGCGGGCGCGCTGGAGGCGGCGGGCTCGGGCGTACGCGTCAACGCGGTTGCGCCCGGACCGGTCGAGACCGACATGATGAACCGGGTGGTCGGCAGCGATGCCGCCGCCAAATCGGCCTTCATTTCGGCCGTCCCCCTGCAGCGCGCCGGCACGCCGGAGGAAATCGCTCAGGCCATCGTGTTCCTCGGTTCGGAGAAGTCGTCTTATGTCACCGGCGCCGTGCTCGACGCTGACGGCGGCTTCGGCGCGCGCTGA
- a CDS encoding sensor domain-containing phosphodiesterase gives MTDTLPEDFLDRALSAMRQHLGMDVAYISQMKGDLTIFKKVDAPGLEHLIRPGDIRSLDDVYCRHILEGRLPELIPDTSALPLARAMPITSAVPIGSHLSVPIRDEDGTAIGMLCCLGVRPRTDLSDRDLGFIRIFADVIGHQVADNAREEWERSERTDQVRQALEDRAFSCVYQPIWDLRTFKPVGLEALVRFLPSPYRPPNEWFADAEAAGISVDLEVEVLRREMNALEVMPQDLYLSLNASPALVLSGRLAELLAPAQPERILLEITEHAIIDNYDELADALAPLRKSGIRVAIDDAGAGYSTLQHILRLAPDRIKLDMSLTRSVDTDPARRALVSAMVLFARETQAILIAEGIETRGEFETLVELGVGKGQGYFLGRPDRLVRTMQVIKSPPGALA, from the coding sequence ATGACGGACACCCTGCCCGAAGACTTTCTCGATCGGGCATTGTCGGCGATGCGTCAGCATCTTGGGATGGATGTCGCCTATATCTCGCAAATGAAAGGTGACCTTACGATTTTCAAGAAAGTCGACGCGCCCGGTCTCGAGCATTTGATCAGGCCCGGCGACATTCGCTCGCTCGACGACGTGTATTGCCGACACATCCTGGAAGGCCGCCTGCCTGAACTCATCCCCGACACGAGCGCGCTGCCGCTGGCCCGCGCCATGCCGATCACCAGCGCGGTCCCGATCGGGTCGCATCTGAGCGTCCCGATCCGCGACGAAGACGGGACCGCCATCGGCATGCTCTGCTGCCTGGGCGTCCGGCCGAGGACCGACCTTTCGGATCGCGACCTCGGCTTCATCCGCATTTTCGCGGATGTCATCGGCCATCAGGTCGCGGACAACGCACGCGAGGAATGGGAGCGCAGCGAGCGGACCGACCAGGTGAGACAAGCGCTGGAGGATCGTGCGTTCTCCTGCGTCTATCAGCCGATCTGGGACCTGCGCACGTTCAAGCCTGTCGGCCTCGAGGCGCTGGTGCGCTTTCTGCCCAGCCCCTACAGACCCCCCAACGAATGGTTCGCCGACGCCGAAGCTGCCGGGATCTCGGTCGATCTCGAAGTGGAGGTATTGCGACGCGAGATGAATGCACTCGAGGTCATGCCGCAGGACCTCTATCTCTCGCTCAACGCCTCGCCGGCCCTCGTGCTGAGCGGCCGCCTCGCCGAGCTTCTGGCGCCGGCACAGCCCGAACGGATCCTCCTCGAGATCACCGAGCACGCGATCATCGACAATTACGACGAACTCGCGGACGCGCTGGCGCCGTTGCGCAAGTCCGGAATCCGGGTCGCCATCGACGATGCCGGCGCCGGCTATTCGACACTGCAGCACATCCTGCGGCTCGCCCCCGACCGCATCAAGCTCGACATGAGCCTGACGCGATCGGTGGATACCGACCCGGCCCGCCGGGCGCTCGTGTCGGCGATGGTGCTGTTCGCGCGCGAAACGCAGGCGATCCTGATCGCCGAGGGTATCGAGACGCGCGGCGAGTTCGAGACACTGGTCGAGCTCGGCGTCGGCAAGGGCCAGGGCTATTTCCTCGGCCGGCCCGACCGGCTGGTCAGGACCATGCAGGTCATCAAGTCGCCGCCCGGCGCCCTGGCTTGA
- a CDS encoding zinc-finger domain-containing protein gives MAEHVIPHFHNDSGVALIEIGVKEFMCVGAKPPFDHPHIFIDLGAADERVCPYCSTLYRYNPSLHGTDTLPPGHLFVEPMAA, from the coding sequence ATGGCCGAGCACGTCATCCCGCATTTCCACAACGATTCCGGCGTTGCGCTGATCGAAATCGGCGTGAAGGAATTCATGTGCGTCGGCGCCAAGCCGCCCTTCGACCACCCGCACATCTTCATCGATCTCGGCGCGGCCGACGAGCGTGTCTGCCCCTATTGCTCGACGCTCTACCGCTACAATCCGAGCCTGCACGGCACCGACACGCTTCCGCCCGGCCATCTTTTCGTCGAGCCCATGGCGGCCTGA
- a CDS encoding transglutaminase-like cysteine peptidase, which yields MYCVRYAASVLAFALLAVGTIAAANAQGQTAFMQVLGRTTQPIGHHDLCARLPAECRERTADARPVQLTPALWNQLIAVNDNVNTAIQPDTDKDIYGREEVWTYPDAGKGDCEDFVLLKRRELMQKGWPAGALLITVVRQTNGDGHAILTVRTDRGDLVLDNLDGRIKLWNQTDYQFVKRQSDTDSGRWVSIEDDRALMVGSIKR from the coding sequence ATGTATTGCGTTCGCTATGCGGCCTCTGTTCTGGCGTTTGCTCTTCTCGCAGTCGGCACCATCGCCGCGGCGAACGCCCAGGGCCAGACGGCATTCATGCAGGTTCTTGGTCGGACCACGCAGCCCATTGGTCATCATGACCTCTGCGCCCGCCTCCCCGCCGAGTGCCGCGAGCGCACCGCCGACGCCCGCCCCGTCCAGCTGACCCCGGCACTGTGGAACCAGCTCATCGCGGTCAACGACAACGTCAACACCGCCATCCAGCCCGACACCGACAAGGACATCTACGGCCGCGAGGAAGTCTGGACCTATCCCGACGCCGGCAAGGGCGACTGCGAGGATTTCGTCCTGCTGAAGCGCCGGGAGCTGATGCAGAAAGGCTGGCCGGCCGGCGCGCTGCTGATCACGGTCGTGCGCCAGACCAATGGCGACGGCCATGCGATCCTCACAGTCCGCACGGATCGCGGCGACCTCGTGCTCGACAATCTCGACGGCCGCATCAAGCTCTGGAACCAGACCGACTATCAGTTCGTGAAGCGCCAGTCCGACACCGACAGCGGCCGCTGGGTCTCGATCGAGGACGACCGCGCGCTGATGGTCGGCTCGATCAAGCGCTGA
- a CDS encoding DUF3126 family protein — protein MDRKEIQKLEGFFRRRFNMKDITVRQRPRKDDSAEVYFGEEFVGVLFRDDEEGELSYNFTMAILDIDLEEV, from the coding sequence GTGGATCGCAAGGAGATCCAGAAGCTCGAGGGCTTCTTCCGCCGCCGCTTCAACATGAAGGACATCACCGTCCGCCAGCGTCCGCGCAAGGACGATTCCGCCGAGGTCTATTTCGGCGAGGAGTTCGTGGGCGTGCTGTTCCGCGACGACGAGGAGGGCGAGCTCTCCTACAACTTCACGATGGCGATCCTCGACATCGACCTCGAAGAGGTGTGA
- the cysE gene encoding serine O-acetyltransferase — protein MSFVTSRLGSEGLASFDPLWSRMRAEAEEIMRAEPALSTFIYGSILSHDRLESAVAHRIAGRLDHPDLSADLIAQAFEEAYGGDVALAAAVRVDIQAVVDRDPACNRAIEPVLYFKGFHAIQTHRLAHYLWRRGRRDFAYYLQSRSSAVFQVDINPAVPMGKGIFFDHATDIVIGETAVIEDDVSILQGVTLGGTGKEIGDRHPKVRHGVLIGAGAKVLGNIEIGHCSRVAAGSVVLHAVPPNTTVAGVPAKVVGRAPCAEPSRSMDQLLSGQGE, from the coding sequence ATGTCGTTCGTCACTTCTCGTCTCGGCAGCGAAGGCCTCGCGAGCTTCGATCCCCTCTGGTCGCGCATGCGCGCCGAGGCGGAGGAGATCATGCGGGCCGAGCCGGCCCTGTCGACCTTCATCTATGGCTCGATCCTGTCGCATGACCGGCTCGAATCGGCCGTCGCCCATCGCATCGCGGGGCGTCTCGATCATCCCGATCTCTCCGCCGACCTGATCGCGCAGGCCTTCGAGGAGGCCTATGGCGGCGATGTCGCGCTCGCCGCCGCCGTGCGCGTCGACATCCAGGCGGTGGTCGACCGCGACCCGGCCTGCAACCGCGCCATCGAGCCGGTGCTCTATTTCAAGGGCTTCCACGCCATCCAGACGCATCGCCTCGCCCATTATCTGTGGCGGCGCGGCCGGCGCGATTTCGCCTACTACCTGCAGAGCCGGTCGTCGGCGGTGTTCCAGGTGGACATCAATCCGGCCGTCCCCATGGGCAAGGGCATCTTCTTCGATCACGCCACCGACATCGTCATCGGCGAGACGGCGGTGATCGAGGACGACGTCTCGATCCTGCAGGGCGTCACGCTCGGCGGCACCGGCAAGGAGATCGGCGACCGTCATCCCAAGGTCCGCCACGGCGTCCTGATCGGCGCCGGCGCCAAGGTGCTCGGCAATATCGAGATCGGCCATTGCTCGCGCGTCGCCGCGGGTTCGGTCGTGCTGCATGCCGTTCCGCCCAACACGACGGTCGCCGGCGTGCCGGCCAAGGTGGTGGGCCGCGCGCCCTGCGCCGAACCGTCGCGCAGCATGGACCAACTTCTGTCCGGCCAGGGCGAGTAG
- a CDS encoding PAS domain-containing protein → MKHRNTRELYDYWSRLRGPNAAPQRGAIEPAEIHGLLGDTFILESAGPTQYPFRLAGTRLCSHFGRELKGRNFLSLWGDEDIEAIDTLLTAVCVDAAAAVIGVETLNDRGQTAPWEMVVLPLSRGGKLYDRILGLMAPLDRPYWLDIHPVIRQSITSLRLIWPDERPVLLHPSIPAPGAPMLRTSRQEDALPEMPAGALAGGRRHHHLVVFDGGKR, encoded by the coding sequence ATGAAGCATCGCAACACCCGTGAACTCTACGACTACTGGTCGCGCCTGCGCGGGCCCAACGCCGCGCCGCAGCGCGGGGCCATCGAGCCGGCGGAGATTCACGGCCTGCTCGGCGACACCTTCATCCTGGAGAGCGCCGGCCCGACCCAGTATCCCTTCCGCCTCGCCGGCACGCGGCTCTGCTCGCATTTCGGCCGCGAGCTCAAGGGGCGCAATTTCCTCTCGCTCTGGGGCGACGAGGACATCGAGGCGATCGACACGCTGCTGACCGCCGTCTGCGTGGACGCGGCGGCGGCAGTGATCGGCGTCGAGACGCTGAACGATCGCGGCCAGACGGCGCCCTGGGAGATGGTGGTGCTGCCGCTTTCGCGCGGCGGCAAGCTTTATGACCGGATCCTCGGCCTGATGGCGCCGCTCGACCGGCCCTACTGGCTCGACATCCACCCGGTCATCCGCCAGTCGATCACCAGCCTCCGCCTGATCTGGCCGGACGAGCGGCCGGTGCTGCTCCACCCGTCCATTCCCGCGCCGGGCGCCCCGATGCTGCGGACGTCGCGGCAGGAGGATGCGCTGCCCGAAATGCCGGCCGGCGCGCTCGCGGGCGGTCGTCGCCATCATCATCTGGTCGTCTTCGACGGCGGCAAGCGCTGA
- a CDS encoding DUF6949 family protein, with translation MPLSVQFMLLGFCIATGFVSAGLAGSLYQLVTSEPARFRLLGPSVPAVFLTFLFCAVSGPFIIMRNAIAMARKEADMLVWLLGSALIAGMWSACSGLLLLDFVLAARAGL, from the coding sequence ATGCCGCTTTCCGTGCAGTTCATGCTTCTCGGCTTCTGCATCGCCACCGGCTTCGTCAGCGCGGGCCTCGCAGGCAGTCTCTACCAGCTGGTGACGTCCGAGCCGGCGCGCTTCAGGCTGCTCGGCCCCTCCGTGCCGGCGGTCTTCCTCACTTTCCTCTTCTGCGCGGTCTCCGGACCGTTCATCATCATGCGCAACGCGATCGCGATGGCGCGCAAGGAAGCCGACATGCTCGTCTGGCTGCTCGGCAGCGCGCTGATCGCGGGGATGTGGAGCGCCTGCTCCGGCCTGCTGCTGCTCGATTTCGTGCTGGCGGCCCGCGCAGGCCTTTGA
- a CDS encoding gamma carbonic anhydrase family protein: protein MAVHTLDGVAPRLPAEGRFWIAPDARVIGNVEIGEDVGIWFGAVLRGDNEPIVVGAATNIQEHSVLHTDMGFPLTIGAGCTIGHRAILHGCTVGENSLIGMGAIVLNGARIGANSLVGAGALVPEGKEYPDGSLIIGTPGRVVRTLSDEQIERLSQSARSYVENWKRFARGFA, encoded by the coding sequence ATGGCCGTTCACACGCTCGATGGTGTCGCGCCGAGGCTGCCTGCCGAGGGCCGCTTCTGGATCGCCCCCGACGCCCGCGTCATCGGCAATGTCGAGATCGGCGAGGATGTCGGCATATGGTTCGGCGCCGTGCTGCGCGGCGACAACGAGCCGATCGTCGTCGGCGCCGCGACCAATATCCAGGAACATTCCGTCCTGCACACCGACATGGGCTTCCCGCTCACCATCGGCGCCGGCTGCACGATCGGCCACCGCGCGATCCTGCATGGCTGCACGGTCGGCGAGAACAGCCTCATCGGCATGGGGGCGATCGTGCTCAACGGAGCGCGGATCGGCGCCAATTCGCTGGTGGGGGCGGGCGCCCTGGTACCGGAAGGGAAGGAATATCCCGACGGATCGCTGATCATCGGGACGCCCGGCCGTGTCGTGCGGACGCTGTCGGACGAGCAGATCGAGCGGCTCAGCCAATCGGCCCGCAGCTATGTCGAGAACTGGAAGCGCTTCGCGCGCGGCTTCGCCTGA
- a CDS encoding TetR/AcrR family transcriptional regulator, with the protein MDAHIARMARPSNREKILASGLEVVHAHGFAGASVRDIVQAAGVPQGSFTNHFGSKEAFGLEIIDRYCESGRDIVAETLLDDTRSPLARLAEFIDRGKEKLACNEMRDGCLLGNLAAEASHDSEPMREKLDAAFADIAGSIAYCLKAAVEAGEVPRDLDVEGTAAYIVASVQGANLLAKIRRDPAPVDRFKTILFEKVLR; encoded by the coding sequence ATGGACGCACATATTGCGCGCATGGCGAGACCATCGAACCGCGAGAAGATTTTGGCCAGCGGCCTCGAGGTCGTGCATGCGCACGGCTTCGCGGGAGCGAGCGTGCGCGACATCGTGCAGGCGGCCGGCGTTCCACAGGGCTCCTTCACCAACCATTTCGGCTCGAAGGAGGCTTTCGGCCTCGAGATCATCGACCGCTATTGCGAGAGCGGGCGGGACATCGTGGCCGAAACGCTGCTCGACGACACGCGCTCGCCGCTGGCGCGGCTGGCGGAGTTCATCGATCGCGGCAAGGAAAAGCTCGCCTGCAACGAGATGCGCGACGGCTGCCTGCTCGGCAATCTCGCGGCGGAGGCGAGCCACGACAGCGAGCCGATGCGCGAAAAGCTCGACGCCGCCTTCGCCGACATCGCCGGCTCGATCGCCTATTGCCTGAAGGCGGCCGTCGAGGCGGGCGAGGTGCCGCGAGACCTCGATGTCGAGGGCACCGCCGCCTATATCGTCGCCTCGGTCCAGGGGGCCAATCTTCTGGCGAAGATCCGCCG
- a CDS encoding alpha/beta fold hydrolase: MLSFTSNGQRIAFLDEGEGKPILLIHGFASNARTNWVNPGWVDTLVKAGRRVVALDNRGHGASDKPHMVDAYRPAVMADDARNLLVHLGIQRADVMGYSMGARIAAFLALAHPEMIRTLVFGGLGYGIVTGVGPWGPVVDALETDHPEALTDPVGIMFRKFADQTKSDRVALAACMRATRQPIPADDLASLRVPLLIAVGEKDDIAGSATALADLIPGAEVLDIPKRDHMLAVGDKVYKAGVLDFLARRGRD; encoded by the coding sequence ATGCTCTCCTTCACGTCCAACGGTCAACGCATCGCCTTTCTCGACGAGGGCGAGGGCAAGCCGATCCTGCTCATCCACGGCTTTGCGTCGAACGCGCGGACCAACTGGGTCAATCCGGGCTGGGTCGACACGCTGGTGAAGGCCGGGCGCCGCGTGGTGGCGCTCGACAATCGCGGCCATGGCGCGAGCGACAAGCCGCATATGGTCGACGCCTATCGTCCCGCCGTGATGGCCGACGATGCGCGCAATCTCCTCGTTCATCTCGGCATCCAGCGCGCCGACGTGATGGGCTATTCGATGGGCGCGCGCATCGCCGCCTTCCTCGCCCTCGCTCATCCCGAGATGATCCGCACCCTCGTCTTCGGCGGCCTCGGCTACGGCATCGTCACCGGCGTCGGCCCCTGGGGTCCCGTGGTGGACGCGCTCGAGACCGATCATCCCGAAGCGCTCACCGATCCCGTCGGCATCATGTTCCGCAAGTTCGCCGACCAGACGAAGAGCGACCGCGTGGCGCTCGCCGCCTGCATGCGCGCGACGCGCCAGCCGATCCCGGCCGACGACCTCGCCTCGCTGCGCGTGCCGCTGCTGATCGCGGTCGGCGAGAAGGACGATATCGCCGGCTCGGCGACCGCTCTCGCCGATCTCATTCCTGGCGCCGAGGTGCTCGATATCCCCAAGCGCGACCACATGCTCGCCGTCGGCGACAAGGTCTACAAGGCAGGCGTGCTCGATTTCCTCGCCCGCCGCGGCCGCGACTGA
- a CDS encoding FAD-dependent monooxygenase, producing the protein MPSDIAIAGGGIAGLTAALLLARAGFPVTIFERAAGFSEVGAGLQISPNAGRILDNLGLGPALDAVATRPLAIEMRGAHSGRTIVALPLAAAAQRHGAPYRLLHRADLQAILVDAARADPAITIETATDVAPLGEDADGVRIAAGGRERRFDVLIGADGVRSRIRAHIGGGPAEPTGRTAWRITIPADEAPAAIPRDRVTVFLGDRQHVVVYPVRAGREINVVAIIEEGWRGEGWSEPGDARILAGHFRGAADGLAALIATAGTWTRWCLAGVDARGPWQQGRVALIGDAAHAMLPFLAQGAAMAIEDAAVLTRMLLRPDLPAEVALARYVEERRPRAARVADAARQSGAIYHMSPLAAPFRDATMKALGGERLLARYDWLYGWRQNG; encoded by the coding sequence GTGCCTTCCGACATCGCGATCGCCGGAGGCGGCATCGCCGGACTGACGGCGGCGCTGCTTCTCGCACGCGCTGGCTTTCCCGTCACGATCTTCGAGCGCGCCGCCGGCTTCTCCGAGGTCGGCGCCGGGCTCCAGATCTCGCCGAATGCCGGGCGCATCCTCGACAATCTCGGGCTCGGCCCCGCGCTCGACGCCGTCGCGACGCGCCCGCTCGCGATCGAGATGCGCGGCGCGCACAGCGGCCGGACAATCGTCGCCTTGCCGCTCGCGGCGGCGGCGCAGCGCCATGGCGCGCCCTACCGGCTTCTGCACAGGGCCGACCTGCAGGCAATCCTCGTCGATGCCGCGCGCGCCGATCCTGCCATCACCATCGAGACCGCGACGGATGTCGCGCCGCTCGGCGAGGACGCGGACGGGGTCCGCATCGCCGCGGGTGGCCGGGAGCGCCGCTTCGATGTCCTGATCGGCGCCGACGGCGTGCGCTCGCGAATCCGGGCCCATATCGGCGGCGGCCCGGCCGAGCCGACCGGACGCACCGCCTGGCGCATCACGATTCCCGCCGACGAGGCCCCCGCCGCCATCCCGCGCGACCGTGTCACGGTCTTTCTCGGCGACCGCCAGCATGTCGTGGTCTACCCCGTCAGGGCGGGCAGGGAGATCAACGTCGTCGCGATCATCGAGGAAGGCTGGCGAGGCGAAGGCTGGAGCGAGCCCGGCGACGCACGGATCCTCGCCGGCCATTTCCGCGGCGCGGCCGACGGTCTCGCGGCGCTCATCGCGACGGCCGGCACCTGGACGCGCTGGTGCCTCGCCGGCGTCGATGCCCGCGGCCCCTGGCAACAGGGGCGCGTGGCGCTGATCGGCGATGCCGCGCATGCCATGCTGCCCTTCCTCGCCCAGGGCGCGGCCATGGCGATCGAGGATGCCGCGGTGCTGACGCGCATGCTGCTGCGGCCGGATCTGCCGGCCGAAGTCGCGCTCGCGCGCTATGTAGAGGAACGTCGGCCGCGCGCCGCGCGCGTTGCCGATGCCGCCCGGCAGAGCGGCGCGATCTATCACATGAGCCCCCTCGCCGCCCCGTTCCGCGACGCGACGATGAAGGCGCTCGGCGGCGAAAGGCTGCTCGCCCGATATGACTGGCTCTACGGCTGGCGCCAGAACGGCTGA
- a CDS encoding LysR family transcriptional regulator: protein MKSNDRMGSIHPMNFSALDLNLVRVLDALLKERSVTRAGERIGLSQPAVSAALNRLRHALGDQLFIRVGNDMVPTPRAEDLREQVRQAMALLEAAFGSGHGFEPGAIERTFTLLGADFFATELAPALSRELALLAPRARLRMLDSARGDVGRLLMEDVIDIAVERPLPQAEWMVSEVLFRSPFAVIARPDEPMFAEAGLATGDVMPLDLFCALPHALRSIDGSLSGATDIALGAVGRARRVTLAVPHFHAVALAVAEGGIVAVVPCQFAERVAPTLGLGVYRPPLPISVPNLSLYWHLRHNETAEHRWLRGLIASVVRRLGYDRTADRWMPRDEG, encoded by the coding sequence ATGAAATCCAATGATCGTATGGGCTCGATCCACCCGATGAATTTCAGCGCTCTCGACCTCAACCTGGTGCGCGTGCTGGATGCCCTGCTCAAAGAGCGCAGCGTCACCCGCGCCGGAGAACGCATCGGCCTCAGCCAGCCCGCCGTCAGCGCGGCGCTCAACCGGCTGCGGCATGCGCTCGGGGACCAGCTCTTCATCCGCGTCGGCAACGACATGGTGCCGACGCCGCGCGCCGAGGATCTCCGCGAGCAGGTGCGACAGGCCATGGCGCTGCTCGAGGCCGCCTTCGGCTCCGGACACGGCTTCGAACCCGGGGCGATCGAGCGGACCTTCACGCTGCTCGGCGCCGACTTCTTCGCGACGGAGCTTGCGCCGGCGTTGAGCCGCGAGCTGGCATTGCTCGCGCCGCGCGCGCGTCTGCGGATGCTCGACAGCGCGCGGGGCGATGTCGGGCGGCTGCTCATGGAAGACGTCATCGACATCGCCGTCGAGCGGCCGCTGCCGCAGGCCGAGTGGATGGTCTCGGAGGTGCTCTTCCGCTCGCCCTTCGCCGTCATCGCCCGGCCCGACGAGCCGATGTTCGCCGAGGCCGGCCTCGCGACCGGGGACGTGATGCCGCTCGACCTCTTCTGCGCGCTGCCGCATGCGCTGCGCTCGATCGACGGCAGCCTCTCGGGCGCGACCGATATCGCGCTCGGCGCCGTGGGGCGGGCGCGTCGCGTCACGCTGGCGGTGCCGCATTTCCATGCGGTCGCGCTCGCCGTCGCCGAGGGCGGGATCGTGGCGGTCGTTCCGTGCCAGTTCGCCGAGCGGGTCGCGCCGACGCTCGGGCTCGGCGTCTACCGGCCGCCGCTTCCCATCAGCGTGCCCAATCTCAGCCTCTACTGGCATCTGCGCCACAACGAGACGGCCGAGCATCGGTGGCTGCGCGGCCTGATCGCCTCTGTGGTGAGGCGGCTCGGCTATGACCGGACTGCCGACCGCTGGATGCCGCGCGACGAGGGCTGA
- a CDS encoding PilZ domain-containing protein: protein MIELATAHRPTLDNYDRRRYRRYEVVLLGRYMLESRREYPCRTIDVSTDSLSLAAPVSGAVGERIIAYIDQLGRIEGEITRQTDQGFGLAITATLRKRDKLAATLDWLAERQLSRGIDERNGSRIVPRNPFSQLTLPNGTHQRCRVVDLSITGAALTIASRPPVGTPVALGRLGGRVVRHTEDGLALVFNTVQSETNLRALF from the coding sequence ATGATCGAACTGGCGACGGCGCACAGGCCGACCCTCGACAATTACGACCGCCGCCGCTACCGGCGCTACGAAGTCGTGCTTCTGGGCCGCTACATGCTCGAATCGCGGCGGGAATATCCCTGCCGCACCATCGACGTATCGACCGACAGCCTGTCGCTCGCCGCCCCCGTCTCCGGTGCCGTCGGCGAGCGGATCATCGCCTATATCGACCAGCTCGGCCGCATCGAGGGCGAGATCACGCGCCAGACCGACCAGGGTTTCGGCCTCGCGATCACCGCCACCTTGCGCAAGCGCGACAAGCTCGCCGCGACGCTCGACTGGCTCGCCGAGCGGCAGCTTTCGCGCGGCATCGACGAGCGCAACGGCAGCCGCATCGTGCCGCGCAATCCCTTCTCGCAACTGACGCTGCCGAACGGGACGCATCAGCGCTGCCGCGTGGTCGACCTGTCCATCACCGGCGCGGCGCTGACCATCGCGTCGCGGCCACCGGTCGGCACGCCGGTCGCCCTCGGCAGGCTCGGCGGACGCGTCGTCCGCCATACCGAAGACGGCCTCGCGCTCGTCTTCAATACGGTCCAGAGCGAAACCAACCTGCGCGCCCTGTTCTGA
- a CDS encoding cupin domain-containing protein, which translates to MSSIAHPRQPSPRQYFLNTSISILVSHRDSEDGVAVIDHHAPFGDSPPLHFHRNEDETFVILSGTVRFEVGGKIRVLTASEAIVVPKGVPHSFRVESVDGARFLTATRGPDFEGLVRMAARPADSDALPAPMTVTPEMAEALASLCAANGIDVVGPPLA; encoded by the coding sequence GTGTCGAGCATCGCGCATCCGCGCCAGCCCAGTCCCCGCCAGTACTTCCTCAATACAAGCATATCCATCCTGGTCTCGCACCGGGACAGCGAGGACGGCGTCGCCGTCATCGATCACCACGCGCCCTTCGGCGACTCGCCGCCGCTGCATTTCCACCGCAACGAGGACGAAACCTTCGTGATCCTGTCCGGCACGGTGCGCTTCGAGGTCGGCGGCAAAATCCGCGTGCTCACGGCGAGCGAGGCGATCGTGGTGCCGAAAGGCGTTCCCCACAGTTTTCGCGTCGAGTCGGTCGACGGAGCGCGCTTCCTCACTGCCACGCGTGGACCGGATTTCGAAGGACTGGTGCGAATGGCGGCCCGGCCGGCGGATAGCGACGCGCTGCCGGCCCCGATGACGGTGACGCCCGAGATGGCGGAGGCGCTGGCGAGCCTTTGCGCCGCGAACGGCATCGACGTCGTCGGACCGCCCCTCGCCTGA